A genomic window from Bacillota bacterium includes:
- a CDS encoding radical SAM protein — protein MLTSMLRLLMTRSIRPFELKRARNVRYPFDMPEFGVYVHVPFCKVLCPFCPYYKEKYDARLRKDFVEALLSEIEMNSPNTVTRAESLYFGGGSPALLGKDLITVVEALKRHYQVPAAGLELHPDDVRPETLPIIRAAGFNMVSIGIQSFSDELLGRLGRHEVDGQRKVHMLQDNGFEAVDVDLIFGIPGQTESSLRRDFETAVDCGATQVSAYPFIDFSCAENQHKPLSRFHKKRMLDCLCNAAARVGFERLSVWTFRKRGTRQYSSVTRDAFIGYGPSAVSLSRTTFTANVFSVDEYVKSVRDALAPTALRLDFTRTARYSYWLFWNAYNLRISSDRFRDLFGEELSRYYGFELWLADRLGLLEKTSDGYALSSLGAYCFHLLEQHYTHQYIDKVWSACLQDPWPEAVTLF, from the coding sequence TTGCTCACATCGATGTTGAGGCTCTTGATGACCAGGTCCATACGGCCATTTGAGTTGAAACGGGCCAGAAACGTCAGGTATCCGTTTGACATGCCTGAGTTTGGTGTCTACGTGCACGTGCCATTCTGCAAGGTGCTGTGTCCGTTTTGCCCATATTACAAAGAAAAGTATGATGCCCGCCTGCGCAAAGACTTCGTCGAAGCGCTTCTCTCCGAAATTGAGATGAACAGCCCCAACACGGTAACTCGAGCTGAGAGCTTGTACTTCGGTGGGGGAAGCCCTGCTTTGTTGGGCAAAGACCTCATCACTGTCGTTGAGGCACTCAAACGTCACTACCAGGTGCCTGCCGCGGGACTGGAGCTTCATCCAGACGACGTCCGTCCCGAGACATTGCCCATCATTAGGGCTGCTGGTTTCAACATGGTGAGCATAGGCATTCAGTCCTTCAGCGACGAGTTGCTCGGAAGACTGGGGCGCCATGAGGTAGACGGGCAACGCAAGGTCCATATGCTACAGGACAATGGTTTCGAGGCAGTAGATGTCGATCTGATCTTTGGAATACCAGGCCAGACGGAATCCAGCCTCCGCAGGGACTTCGAGACAGCGGTAGACTGCGGAGCAACCCAGGTGTCTGCATATCCCTTCATCGATTTCTCCTGCGCGGAGAACCAGCACAAGCCGCTATCACGCTTTCACAAGAAACGCATGCTCGATTGCCTGTGCAATGCCGCAGCAAGAGTAGGGTTTGAACGGCTATCCGTCTGGACGTTTCGAAAAAGGGGAACCAGGCAGTACTCGTCGGTAACGCGTGACGCATTCATCGGATATGGGCCGAGTGCAGTGTCTCTGTCCAGGACGACGTTCACCGCAAACGTGTTTTCTGTGGATGAATACGTCAAGTCGGTCAGGGACGCTCTTGCCCCAACCGCTCTCAGGCTGGACTTTACCAGGACAGCCCGGTACTCTTACTGGCTTTTCTGGAATGCTTACAACCTGCGGATCTCGTCTGACCGCTTCCGCGATCTCTTTGGAGAGGAACTATCCAGGTACTATGGGTTTGAACTCTGGTTAGCAGACAGGCTCGGGCTGCTGGAGAAAACATCTGATGGCTACGCT